A genomic stretch from Seriola aureovittata isolate HTS-2021-v1 ecotype China chromosome 13, ASM2101889v1, whole genome shotgun sequence includes:
- the LOC130180628 gene encoding G-protein coupled receptor family C group 6 member A-like, which yields MLLCCLCVSTMFLSWLFVSVMSVFHSCSGEHGLLRAYSPGDIIIGGLFPIHLKTNRTTANGPISCSVYDFQMFLRTQVMIYAIREINQHTVRILPNFTIGYDIYDTCADVGLALRATLQLLKNQSDPQRCLLPANINSALPDPQTKVVIGERYSEVSIAVARVLALSSVAQISYGSTSEVLSQKLKFPTFLRTISSDEYQTKAIAELVNRFNWKTVAIVGSDDEYGKYGSDRLGETFRRMDICIEFTDILPSYFFQNDSKSHTRLATLVGKISKSTAEAIIMFTKDSNVDIIMEAAIKFKLNRTWIASDAWSTSPKVSALPGIELAGQVFGFISRRNEVPGFKDYIISMFNSTINDILEDYLVQFPLCSNWSEESRENDCTVPDNQEQSKHCLHPRCLANYIDHDESYNIYLAIQVIVEGLRRLLKCDNQHCKRNTRFTASELLKEIQKVNFTVNSTHIFFDTNGDPSIGYDIVYWHMDISTQRTHIKTIGEYWPNERIKFADDLVQYVANTNVTVYNCSKTCSPGQELKQQSKQCCKDCVPCADGEFSRGNGEECQSCGLEKYSTQQRDECLNKTVEFLYWTDPFIIILSLLEVFGIIVTIVFTILFTVYRRTPIVKAVGGYLCFLELFSLLACFSLTFTFTGRPTKVSCMVGLPFFGIAFSLCISCILANLLQILVGFSFELNKGSWLKKLNQPLAVVTIVSGIQLALCVPWLYYKPPFLDQEILSLTILLQCDKGSTKFFIAMLGYNAFLALICFMFAFKGKQLPDLYKNANLITISMLLFLIIWILFIPIYLNLVGKYKRAIESAAILISSYSILGCHLAPKCYIMLFRKEINNENAITEYIRKHYEQRDMVVVKS from the exons ATGCTtctgtgttgtctctgtgtATCCACAATGTTCTTGTCATGGTTATTTGTCAGTGTCATGAGTGTATTTCACTCTTGTTCGGGGGAGCATGGTCTACTGCGTGCATACTCTCCCGGGGACATCATCATTGGAGGACTTTTCCCTATTCACTTAAAAACCAACAGAACCACAGCAAACGGACCAATCTCCTGTAGCGT CTATGATTTCCAGATGTTCTTACGCACTCAAGTTATGATATACGCCATCAGAGAAATAAACCAGCACACAGTGAGGATTCTACCCAACTTCACCATAGGATACGACATCTATGACACTTGTGCAGATGTTGGCCTGGCCCTCAGAGCAACACTTCAGCTGCTGAAGAACCAGTCGGACCCTCAGAGATGTTTACTACCTGCAAACATTAATTCTGCTTTACCTGACCCCCAAACAAAGGTGGTGATTGGTGAGAGGTATTCTGAAGTATCGATAGCTGTAGCACGAGTTCTTGCTCTGTCATCAGTTGCCCAG ATTAGCTATGGATCAACGAGCGAGGTGCTCAGCCAGAAGTTGAAGTTCCCCACTTTTCTGCGAACAATATCCAGCGATGAATATCAGACAAAGGCCATTGCTGAACTGGTGAATCGGTTTAACTGGAAAACAGTAGCCATTGTAGGAAGTGATGATGAATACGGGAAGTACGGCAGTGACCGCCTTGGGGAAACATTCAGAAGAATGGACATCTGCATTGAATTTACTGACATTCTGCCTAGCTACTTTTTCCAGAATGATTCCAAATCGCACACACGGCTGGCTACTCTGGTGGGCAAAATCAGTAAATCCACTGCTGAGGCCATCATCATGTTCACCAAGGACAGCAATGTTGACATCATCATGGAAGCAGCTATTAAATTCAAACTCAACAGAACTTGGATTGCAAGTGACGCGTGGTCCACCTCTCCAAAGGTCTCCGCACTGCCAGGCATTGAGTTGGCCGGGCAGGTTTTCGGATTCATCTCTAGGAGGAATGAGGTGCCCGGTTTTAAAGACTACATCATCTCAATGTTCAACAGCACCATCAATGACATTCTTGAGGATTACCTGGTTCAATTTCCACTTTGTTCCAATTGgtcagaggagagcagagaaaatgacTGCACAGTACCAGACAACCAAGAGCAGTCCAAGCACTGTCTGCACCCGAGGTGCTTGGCCAACTACATTGACCATGATGAATCATACAACATATACTTAGCCATTCAAGTCATTGTTGAGGGTCTCAGACGTTTGCTGAAGTGTGACAACCAACATTGTAAACGTAACACCAGATTTACAGCCTCGGAG CTTCTCAAGGAAATCCAGAAAGTCAACTTTACTGTGAACTCCACACATATATTCTTTGACACCAACGGAGACCCCAGTATAGGATATGATATTGTATATTGGCACATGGACATATCCACACagcgcacacacataaaaaccaTTGGAGAATACTGGccaaatgaaagaataaaattcGCAGATGATCTTGTTCAATATGTGGCCAATACGAAT GTAACTGTTTACAACTGCTCTAAAACGTGTAGCCCTGGGCAAGAGCTGAAACAGCAAAGTAAACAGTGCTGCAAGGACTGTGTTCCATGTGCAGACGGAGAGTTTTCCCGAGGAAATG GTGAGGAGTGTCAGAGCTGTGGTCTAGAGAAGTATTCCACTCAGCAGAGGGATGAGTGTTTGAACAAAACTGTTGAATTCCTGTACTGGACAGATCCCTTCATTatcattttgagtttgttaGAAGTATTCGGGATTATTGTGACCATTGTGTTTACAATCCTGTTTACAGTCTATCGTAGAACTCCCATCGTGAAGGCAGTCGGAGGCTATTTGTGCTTCTTGGAGCTTTTTTCCCTGCTCGCCTGCTTCAGCCTTACATTTACCTTCACAGGAAGGCCCACTAAGGTCTCCTGCATGGTGGGCCTGCCCTTCTTCGGCATTGCTTTTTCCCTCTGCATCTCCTGCATTCTGGCAAACCTGCTCCAAATCTTAGTGGGCTTCAGCTTTGAATTGAATAAAGGATCCTGGCTGAAGAAGCTCAATCAACCGTTGGCTGTGGTGACCATCGTGTCTGGGATCCAGCTTGCCCTGTGTGTGCCATGGCTGTACTATAAACCCCCATTTCTAGACCAAGAGATATTGAGCTTGACCATTCTGCTGCAGTGTGATAAAGGCTCCACTAAGTTCTTCATAGCCATGTTGGGCTATAACGCTTTCTTGGCCcttatttgtttcatgtttgcGTTCAAAGGTAAACAGCTGCCAGATTTGTATAAAAATGCGAATTTAATCACCATCAgtatgctgctgtttttaatcatttggaTCCTCTTCATCCCCATTTATCTCAATTTGGTGGGGAAGTACAAACGAGCTATAGAAAGTGCAGCCATACTCATCTCTAGTTACAGCATCCTGGGCTGTCACTTGGCCCCTAAATGTTACATTATGCTGTTCAGGAAAGAGATTAATAATGAGAACGCCATCACTGAATACATCAGGAAGCATTATGAGCAGAGAGACATGGTTGTGGTCAAATcctga
- the odc1 gene encoding ornithine decarboxylase: protein MNTATPTEFEFSFLEEGFSARDIVEQKINESMTDDRDAFYVCDLGDVVKKHLRWMRALPRVTPFYAVKCNDSRAIVMTLASLGSGFDCASKTEIQLVQSLGVDPSRIIYANPCKQVSQIKYASAHGIQMMTFDSEVELMKVARCHANAKLVLRIATDDSKAMCRLSVKFGAPLKACRGLLERAKELGLDVIGVSFHVGSGCTDANTYAQAIADARCVFHMGDELGFNMDLLDIGGGFPGSDNTELKFEEITAVLNPALDKYFPADSGVKIIAEPGRFYVASAFTLVVNIIAKKVIMDEDSDEEDEGTTDRTLMYYVNDGVYGSFNCILFDHAHCLPILHKKPKPDEAMYPCSIWGPTCDGLDRIVEQCNLPDLQVGDWLVFENMGAYTMAASSTFNGFQRPDLHYVMSRPAWQQVQQIRFQGMPAPAVESGPFEVSACCGQESSLEMPTKPCQTRVV, encoded by the exons ATGAACACTGCCACTCCCACCGAGTTTGAATTCTCTTTCCTGGAGGAGGGTTTCTCTGCCCGGGATATTGTTGAGCAGAAGATCAACGAGTCTATGACG GATGACAGGGATGCCTTCTACGTCTGTGACTTGGGAGATGTGGTTAAGAAACACCTGCGATGGATGAGGGCCTTGCCTCGTGTGACTCCTTTCTATGCTGTCAAATGCAACGACAGCCGGGCCATAGTTATGACACTGGCATCTCTTGGAAGCGGTTTTGACTGCGCgagcaag ACGGAGATTCAGCTGGTTCAGTCTCTGGGAGTGGATCCAAGCAGAATCATCTATGCAAACCCCTGCAAGCAAGTTTCTCAGATCAAGTATGCGTCTGCCCATGGGATCCAGATGATGACCTTTGATAGTGAGGTGGAACTCATGAAAGTGGCCCGCTGTCATGCCAATGCCAA ACTAGTTCTGCGTATTGCCACGGATGACTCAAAGGCGATGTGTCGCCTGAGTGTGAAGTTTGGAGCCCCACTCAAAGCTTGTCGAGGTCTTCTGGAGCGGGCTAAAGAACTGGGGCTGGATGTGATTGGTGTCAGCTTCCATGTTGGTAGTGGCTGCACTGATGCCAACACCTATGCACAGGCTATCGCTGATGCCCGCTGTGTGTTTCATATGGGG GATGAGCTCGGCTTCAACATGGATCTCTTGGACATTGGTGGTGGTTTCCCTGGTTCAGACAATACTGAACTCAAATTTGAAGAG ATCACAGCTGTACTCAACCCAGCCCTGGACAAGTATTTCCCTGCTGACTCTGGTGTTAAGATCATTGCTGAGCCAGGACGTTTTTATGTGGCTTCTGCCTTCACACTGGTTGTCAACATCATTGCCAAGAAGGTCATCATGGATGAGGACTCTGACG aggaagatgaagggaCCACTGACAGGACTCTGATGTACTATGTCAATGATGGAGTGTACGGATCTTTCAACTGTATACTCTTTGACCATGCTCACTGCTTGCCAATACTGCATAAG AAACCAAAGCCAGATGAGGCCATGTACCCCTGCAGTATCTGGGGCCCAACTTGTGATGGCCTCGATCGCATTGTTGAGCAGTGTAACCTGCCCGACCTGCAGGTGGGCGACTGGCTGGTCTTTGAGAACATGGGTGCCTACACTATGGctgcctcctccaccttcaACGGCTTCCAAAGACCTGACCTTCACTATGTCATGTCCCGCCCTGCTTG GCAACAAGTGCAGCAGATTCGTTTCCAGGGCATGCCAGCTCCTGCAGTGGAGTCTGGCCCATTCGAGGTGTCTGCCTGCTGTGGCCAAGAGAGCAGCTTGGAGATGCCCACCAAGCCTTGCCAGACCCGTGTGGTTTAA